One window from the genome of Salvia miltiorrhiza cultivar Shanhuang (shh) chromosome 7, IMPLAD_Smil_shh, whole genome shotgun sequence encodes:
- the LOC130991419 gene encoding uncharacterized protein LOC130991419 has product MKPKAISQRDVFYIPPWSRPIELLLLVKLDCARVAGKWVPGDHVGNMPVIDSICDELTGHPFLLQIPKAKYHEKVMEWLTRFIRFHSLLKDERTWFCENTKRVFATDLSWEEIGAEKPQMLCYMEEGEANWDILKRLFYEAGMYSCSDEDE; this is encoded by the exons ATGAAACCAAAGGCCATCTCCCAAAGGGATGTATTCTACATCCCTCCATGGTCGCGTCCGATTGAGCTCCTGCTCTTAGTAAAATTAGATTGTGCTAGAGTAGCAGGCAAATGGGTACCCGGAGATCACGTTGGCAATATGCCGGTGATCGACAGTATTTGCGATGAGTTAACAGGTCATCCGTTCTTGTTGCAAATTCCAAAAGCCAAATACCATGAAAAGGTAATGGAATGGTTGACTAGATTTATTCGCTTCCACTCCTTATTGAAGGATGAAAGGACTTGGTTCTGTGAAAACACGAAGCGCGTTTTTGCTACAGATTTATCTTGGGAAGAGATTGGAGCC GAAAAACCCCAAATGTTATGTTACATGGAAGAAGGTGAGGCAAATTGGGATATATTAAAGCGCCTATTCTACGAGGCTGGGATGTATTCATGTTCAGATGAAGATGAATAG
- the LOC130991418 gene encoding uncharacterized protein LOC130991418 produces MCRRLQSASEERFVLQYRIGNYVVDFGPADFAIMTGLRFNGITTLPETSSFHETVFSGQRYLRVISIENKFLKECKQTSGTSETSLKLGYLYIVYGLLVLKDRTQKNIDLGFIHLMDDLDRFLRYPWGRIAYDFLVPRTHNARKLIHKMETKQNKLSVEAYGFVHVLQAWMYEIMPSLAGFCGKQVIEHENRIPRMQRWSADSGILFEHLWPYFLPRAGNDPVPIIVSAQEYEMMDELGIPSTMHPASPTLVFNSKSLVRKRRLTYEDVETSEKTEALKGSPLKSSSRGKKKLLSGDPPPSTRLVGKTEQIETKKGHDVDNYAENAAPTPALSKNTVKNNSNLFVILLMELMEKVDKLDQKVEKMDGKVEHRDTTLHEVVVASIRSYFDNQATSHHPKECKGEKKISMEKMGEHKSSGNVCAVLGESSTFQNLDDLGNKGDQLKVSNTGWFSNEWLLEDPFAVHDCNYHEPPKPVPLTDNPVKKSLSVGDSRTKSEGFKGKSFLPRTKEGLGHTMKTEVISSLKIPGETENLLPSLNLDCTTSYSNGMPQKTSMDALKFDPSDFDFNYAELNPFLRWQKAASSGHRRYDRRLPIKMLRVADNEWFNVILERNGWLESEHINALIYLLLVDFNKDVSNPIVRDWSCMEMVCWLGLRSDNLEEMVGTVMPYVRGSLPFIGGLEWTNARRVFGVAHINNNHWCFYQICIPEQRIVVYDSLNYDWDTVAGHFDKVRTNLPILCRMGRIWERCNYSNALMESWDVVKFENPPQQTNHSDCGIMAIKFMECCAYGVPVDGIKPERGPIFRRRYVVRLFNSSYEA; encoded by the exons ATGTGCCGTCGATTGCAAAGTGCGTCAGAAGAAAGATTCGTATTGCAATATCGAATTGGTAATTATGTCGTTGATTTTGGACCCGCTGATTTTGCCATAATGACCGGCTTGCGGTTCAATGGCATCACTACTCTCCCTGAAACTTCTAGTTTCCACGAAACTGTTTTTAGTGGGCAACGTTATTTGCGGGTGATTAGCATCGAAAATAAGTTCCTCAAAGAATGCAAACAAACATCTGGTACCTCAGAAACAAGCTTGAAGTTAGGATACTTGTATATTGTTTATGGGCTGTTGGTATTGAAGGATAGGACACAGAAGAACATAGATCTAGGATTTATCCATCTAATGGATGACCTTGACAGGTTTCTTCGGTATCCATGGGGCAGAATAGCATATGATTTCTTGGTCCCTCGTACCCATAATGCTAGAAAACTTATACATAAAATGGAAACAAAGCAAAATAAATTGAGTGTTGAAGCGTATGGTTTTGTGCATGTGTTGCAAGCTTGGATGTATGAGATTATGCCCTCGTTGGCTGGTTTTTGCGGCAAGCAAGTAATCGAGCACGAGAACCGAATTCCTAGAATGCAGCGTTGGTCAGCAGATTCTGGTATTTTGTTCGAGCACCTCTGGCCTTACTTTTTACCTAGAGCAGGAAATGATCCG GTCCCAATCATCGTATCAGCCCAGGAATATGAGATGATGGATGAGCTCGGTATTCCTTCAACGATGCATCCTGCGTCCCCTACTCTAGTTTTTAATTCCAAATCTCTTGTTAGAAAAAGACGGCTAACATACGAGGACGTCGAAACTTCTGAAAAAACTGAAGCATTGAAGGGAAGTCCATTGAAGTCTTCTAGCCGTGGTAAAAAGAAGCTGTTAAGTGGAGATCCTCCCCCTAGTACTCGATTGGTTGGAAAAACGGAGCAAATAGAAACAAAGAAGGGCCATGATGTGGATAATTACGCAGAAAATGCAGCACCTACACCTGCATTATCTAAAAATACCGTGAAGAATAATAGCAAT CTCTTTGTCATATTGCTGATGGAGTTAATGGAGAAAGTTGACAAGTTAGACCAGAAAGTGGAGAAGATGGATGGCAAAGTTGAGCATCGAGACACGACTCTACACGAGGTTGTGGTAGCGAGTATTCGATCTTACTTTGATAACCAGGCCACTAGTCATCATCCCAAAGAATGCAAAGGAGAGAAAAAAATTTCAATGGAGAAAATGGGAGAACACAAAAGTAGTGGAAACGTTTGTGCAGTTCTAGGTGAATCATCTACATTTCAGAATCTTGATGATTTGGGTAATAAAGGTGATCAACTCAAAGTATCAAACACTGGATGGTTCAGTAACGAATGGTTGCTTGAAGATCCTTTTGCGGTGCATGATTGTAATTATCATGAACCACCAAAGCCGGTTCCTTTAACAGATAATCCAGTGAAGAAGTCATTGAGTGTTGGTGATTCGAGGACCAAATCTGAAGGTTTTAAAGGAAAATCCTTCCTTCCACGCACTAAAGAAGGTCTTGGACACACCATGAAGACTGAGGTGATTAGTAGCTTGAAAATTCCTGGCGAAACAGAAAACTTGCTGCCTTCCCTAAATTTGGATTGCACAACGTCGTACAGCAATGGCATGCCTCAGAAAACCTCCATGGATGCGTTGAAGTTCGACCCTTCGGACTTCGACTTCAACTATGCCGAGCTCAATCCATTCCTTCGATGGCAAAAAGCAGCTTCCAGTGGTCATCG CCGATATGATCGGAGGCTTCCGATTAAAATGTTGCGTGTCGCCGATAATGAGTGGTTTAATGTTATCTTAGAACGCAATGGATGGCTAGAGAGCGAG CATATTAATGCACTTATATATTTGCTGCTTGTTGATTTCAACAAAGACGTATCAAATCCAATAGTGAGAGATTGGTCGTGTATGGAGATGGTTTGTTGG TTGGGCTTGCGTAGTGATAACCTTGAGGAAATGGTGGGGACAGTGATGCCGTATGTCCGTGGCAGTCTTCCTTTCATAGGTGGGCTGGAATGGACGAATGCTAGACGTGTATTTGGTGTGGCACACATAAACAACAATCATTGGTGTTTCTATCAGATATGCATCCCCGAGCAGCGCATTGTTGTTTACGACTCTCTGAACTATGACTGGGATACTGTAGCAGGGCATTTTGACAAGGTCCGGACGAACTTACCTATACTATGCCGTATGGGAAGAATATGGGAGAGGTGCAACTATTCAAACGCCCTTATGGAGAGCTGGGACGTCGTGAAGTTTGAGAATCCACCACAACAAACTAATCATAGCGACTGTGGAATCATGGCAATCAAATTTATGGAATGTTGTGCTTATGGTGTTCCCGTGGATGGCATAAAACCTGAACGTGGACCCATTTTTCGACGCCGTTACGTGGTAAGGCTTTTTAATTCTTCATATGAAGCTTGA